In one Nicotiana sylvestris chromosome 8, ASM39365v2, whole genome shotgun sequence genomic region, the following are encoded:
- the LOC138875668 gene encoding uncharacterized protein, producing the protein MTVTQYETRFNNLTRHALLILPLREGVGRFIEGLVQPAQSARGGDRGIRGRGRGVRGGGRGIRGGGTSTILDAKVIAYASRQLKIHEKNYPIPDLELASIVHTLKIWRHYLYGVACEAFTDHKSVHYLFQQKELNLRQRRWLKLLKDYDITILYHPGKANVVADALSRKSASMGSFAYILVGERPFALDVQALANQFVRLDVSEPSRVLACTVTRSSLLERIRDRQYDYPHLCILKDTVQHGGSKQVTLGDDGILRLQGRHVNYKHQRPSGLFQKIEIPEWK; encoded by the exons atgactgttactcagtatgagaccaggtttaaTAATTTgactcgtcatgctcttcttatacttccacTGAGAGAGGGAGtggggaggttcattgagggactcgttcagcccgctcagtcagctagaggtggagatagaggtattagaggtagaggtagaggtgttagaggtggaggtagaggtattagaggagGAGGTAcaagtactattctg gatgccaaggtcattgcttatgcttcacggcagttgaagattcatgagaaaaactatccGATTcctgatttggagttagcatccattgttcacacgttgaagatttggaggcattatctgtatggcgtagCATGTGAGgcattcacggatcacaagagtgtGCATTATTTGTTccagcagaaggagctaaatttgaggcagaggaggtggttaaagctattaaaggactatgatatcaccatcttatatcatccgggaaaggccaatgtggtggccgatgctttgagtaggaaatcagctagtatgggcagtttTGCTTATAttttggtcggtgagagaccgtttgccttggatgttcaggctttggccaatcagttcgtgaggttggatgtttctgagcccagccgtgtattagcttgcacagtcactcgttcttccTTATTGGAGCGCATTCGTGATCGGCAATATGATTACCCCCATTTGTGTATCCTTaaagacacggtgcagcatggaggttcaaagcaggttaccttaggagacgatggaattttgagattgcagggtcga catgTTAATTATAAGCATCAAAGGCctagtggtttgttccagaagattgagattcctgagtggaaatag